The DNA region CTTTGCATGTTTTTCCGGACCATTCCGGCCAAAACCCATGCAAGCTGGCCTGCTCAGTACGACACTTCGTACAAAGCAGGCCGTGCTCGCGCTCCTCACAGCCCGATCGCCTGAAGCATGGAGGCAAAGTTCATCGCATACAGATGCGGATTAAAGCTCTCGTGCACATGGTTCTTTGCTCGCGTCCGGATGTGCTCTCGCAATCCCTGGTTCCTCATCAGCTCAAGCCCCTCCTGGACCGCATGCTGGATGTTCCCCAGCACATAGAACTTTCCCGTTTCGTTATGATACACCGAGGTCGAGACGCCGTCCGAATCCGTCGTAAGCACCGGACAGCGGCAGCTCATCGCCTCAAGCACCGCATACGGTGCTCCTTCCACCTTCGAGGTGCTGCACAGGAAGCCTCCAGAGTCCCCGATGATCGAGTAATAGTAAGGCATCTGCGCATTCGGGACATTGGCTCGGATCGTTAGCCGGTCGGACAAGCCGAGCTCGGCGATCAGCGCGTGAAATTGCTCGCGTTCGGATGGAATGCTCAGCTGATTATCCTCGAACATCCATAATTGAAGATCGGGCACATGCTCCTTAAGCTGGTGACCAATATGGAGAAACTCACGCCAGTTCTTATTGTCCTCAATGCGCCCTAGCCATGCTATGATGGGGCTGGCATGGATCCCATACGGCCTGTACGTGAATTCAGTGCCGTCAAAGCAATTATTGAAATTGAACTGCGGCTTGTTCGGATATAAATCCCGAAACAGCGCGGAAATATGCGGCGTGTTCGGATTGAGCAGCCCGTCCGCATAGGCGTTCACATAAGGAACGGCTTGAGTCAGCTGTGCCTGGGCCACGCTTCTTGGTCCGTAGCCCTGAATTTCCAGCAGCATTTTTCCCTGGAAGCCCAGCATCCGGAATCTTGGGAAGCTTGCATGATCCGTCGTCACCACAATGCAGTCAAAGCCGCACGAATCCAGGATATGCTTGATCTCAATATCGTTTCGGGTTACATATATCGGAAAATCCGCAGGATTCTGCATCCCTGAGCCCCAGGAATAATACAGGCAATGGGATTCCATTCCTGCCAGACGGAGCGCACGGCATCTTTGTCTGTTCAATGTCTCGACGCCTCCGCTCGGTACATAGTATACGAACAGCACCTTCATGTCGGGCCCTCCTTTATTCGATCGCATAAAAATCGGAATTGGAAAATACGGCTACAAGCTGACCCTGATTTTTGGCATGCACCGTTATTTGCGTAGAGTACGTGTAGTTGATGTTCGTTACGAGCAGTAAGCTGAACGTTAAATTTTGGTTCGTGATATCCGGCACTGTCACGGTCGCCCCCGCTGCGGCATGCACCAGCCCGACGTAATAAACGCCATGGGGATAATACCCGTGGATCAGTACGTCAAAAGCCTCCCCGCCCGTGTTCGTAATCGTCAGATCGACCGACTGGATATATCTCGCATCAATCCTTCCGTACTCGACAGCATCTAATCGAAAGATAGACATCCTATTCCCTCCTGCTGTTACAGCATCATTAATAACAGGGTATGTACCTTAGCCTGAATGGGAAGGGCATCTCCATTAGAGGCGATCATCCAATTGTGTTCCTACTATTCAGCGGTCCAAGCCGTATATCCCGGACTTGCATTTAATATTACGAGCCATATTTATTAAGCGAAAGGATCGGTGATTCACCTTGGCAACGCTGCAGGATATAAAAGGACCCTATTCGGCAATCTTCAGCTTGGGTAATAACTGCCTGCCTGCGGTACAGTTAAAAGCCCACGGCTTACGTAAATTCGCCGGCCCTCTTGACTGGATGTCCAGTCTCAAGCTTCCCCAGGTTACCAGATTACTTCGCAACCGGTTTCAAGGCATGCTTCATTATCCGAATTTAATGCTGGCAAACCAAGCCACCCATGAGCTGTATAATGTCGTGGATTTGGAGTATGAGTTGTATTTGAATCATGACTTTTTCGTTCACAGCAATTTCCCTCCCCATTTTGCCGCCTACCCTGAGGTTAAAGCCAAATATGACCGTCGCATTGCAAGGTTTCTTCAAACCTTAGCAAGCGGGGGGCGGGTTCTCTTCATCCGTACGGATTCAAGCTATGAAGACGTCAAGGAGCTGGAAGCTGTGCTGACGGAACTGTGTGCGGGGCCGTTCCACTTACTGGTCGTAAACCATGCGCCGGTTGCCGAAATCGAATGGCTGAACTGGGGGCTGAACCGCGTGTGCGCCATTCACATGCCTAACCAGGATGAGTGGTACGGCAACGGCTTCCGTTGGACTTTCCTGTTTAACGGAATATACTTGGTTTGAAGGACGTGCGGAATATTGCTCAGCTGTTCTTACAAAACAAATTTGAAAACACCTCAAAAGGCAGGTCATGAGCGCGCCATGACCTGCCTTTATAGTGTAGATCCTTCCTGCTCCATCCCTGTCCGCTCAAATATAATTCACCGGTTCATCCGGAAGCTTGTAATCTTTGGGCAGCGATTGCATGATTCGGTTCCATACCGTATAGTTGACCATCTGCTGCGGAGTCGATACCTGGTTAACAAAAAGACGATTATACAAATCGCTCATCACCATAAACGCTTCCTGGTTCATACAAGTCCCCCTTAAGAAGATTTTTGCGCAAGGGCGCTGTAATAAATGTTCAATATCCGGTCGATCATCTGGTCCATGGACCAATGCTGCTGTGCAAAGCTTCTCGCATTCTGACCCAGATATAGGCGGTAGTCATCATGCGTCAGCAGCAAATTCAGATGGTGAGCTGTACTCGCTGCATCGTTAACCGGGACGATTAGGCCTGTATGTCCGTGGGTAACCATCTCAGGCAAGCCCCCGGTAGTGGATACAACGGAAGGAAGGCCCGCCATCTGAGCCTCCATGACCGAAAACGGCTGGTTATCGTGGATACAGGTGTGGACGAAAATATCGGACTGTGACAGCAAGGCCGGCACGTTCTGCTGCTCGCCGAGAAAGAACACTTCGTGTTGCAGCGAAGCCTGCACCGTCTGCGCCTCCAGCTCAGCGCGCATAGCCCCATCGCCGGCAATCCAGCACACCCAATCCTTGCGCCATTGCTTTAGGATGGCAAGTGCAGACAAAAGGACATGGATTCCCTTGACATGTACCAGTCTCGCTGGGCAGATGATGACTTTTTTACCTAACGGTCTTTGGATCGTGCTTTCTGCATGATACTTAGCCTGAAATGCCGCTGAATCGAGGCCGTACTGGAACACGGTCACCCTGTAATCTGGAATTCCGCACTCATGAACAAGGATGTTTTTCGCCCATTGATTCGCCGTGATCATAATATCCGAAGACATGGCGGCATGATATTCTACCGCAGGGAAATAACGCCACGCTGGGCTCCCCTCTGTCACGCCAAGGGACGG from Paenibacillus ihbetae includes:
- a CDS encoding DUF1796 family putative cysteine peptidase, which codes for MATLQDIKGPYSAIFSLGNNCLPAVQLKAHGLRKFAGPLDWMSSLKLPQVTRLLRNRFQGMLHYPNLMLANQATHELYNVVDLEYELYLNHDFFVHSNFPPHFAAYPEVKAKYDRRIARFLQTLASGGRVLFIRTDSSYEDVKELEAVLTELCAGPFHLLVVNHAPVAEIEWLNWGLNRVCAIHMPNQDEWYGNGFRWTFLFNGIYLV
- a CDS encoding glycosyltransferase family 4 protein — protein: MMKILLATHWLIPHLGGVWNFMQQLKQRLELLGHEVDLLGDSPDYQKIHIVNRGLELSKAELLPMLEAKLTPQAAPGMNQHDIIRNYELSRYCMELAAAYFGLDQYDIIHTQDIFAARSLGRVKPKKTPLIAHVHGSVSREMSDHFRNNPSLGVTEGSPAWRYFPAVEYHAAMSSDIMITANQWAKNILVHECGIPDYRVTVFQYGLDSAAFQAKYHAESTIQRPLGKKVIICPARLVHVKGIHVLLSALAILKQWRKDWVCWIAGDGAMRAELEAQTVQASLQHEVFFLGEQQNVPALLSQSDIFVHTCIHDNQPFSVMEAQMAGLPSVVSTTGGLPEMVTHGHTGLIVPVNDAASTAHHLNLLLTHDDYRLYLGQNARSFAQQHWSMDQMIDRILNIYYSALAQKSS
- a CDS encoding glycosyltransferase family 4 protein produces the protein MKVLFVYYVPSGGVETLNRQRCRALRLAGMESHCLYYSWGSGMQNPADFPIYVTRNDIEIKHILDSCGFDCIVVTTDHASFPRFRMLGFQGKMLLEIQGYGPRSVAQAQLTQAVPYVNAYADGLLNPNTPHISALFRDLYPNKPQFNFNNCFDGTEFTYRPYGIHASPIIAWLGRIEDNKNWREFLHIGHQLKEHVPDLQLWMFEDNQLSIPSEREQFHALIAELGLSDRLTIRANVPNAQMPYYYSIIGDSGGFLCSTSKVEGAPYAVLEAMSCRCPVLTTDSDGVSTSVYHNETGKFYVLGNIQHAVQEGLELMRNQGLREHIRTRAKNHVHESFNPHLYAMNFASMLQAIGL